tgataggaccccatccacggcccccagcacctccccaaaggaggtaaaagttcaaaaaagcgttttgttcgtgtgacacatggaatcgtatgtttttggtgacgctgaacacgaatataacgtcagattttggatttgacccgtccacggcccccagcacctccccaaaggggatgacccccccccaaaatggtcacattcgtgtgacacatgtaATACtgtgttttcgatatcgctgaacacgaatattgcctttgTTTTTCGAATCAACTTCACCATGACCCCCAGAACCTCCACCAATAGGtataaaagtccaaaaaaattgttggggccCGTGGATGGAATCCAATCACAAAtatgatgtcatattcgtgttcagcatcaccaaaaatatactatgccatgtgtcacacgaacaaaacgtttttttgaacttttactccctttggggaggtgctgggggccgtggatggggtcctatcaaaaatctgttgtcatattcgtgttcagcgtcaccaaaaacatacaattcgatgtatcacatgccccagattttctttagaaaatttcgtccaaaattgggggtgggtgctccccctccgtcaaagagTGCCATCtcaaaacctaaatatttcgaaaaagtatcaaaaagtacatctatggaaattttttcaaaactttgaatggtagctcccacttacagcgcctgCTTAAAAAGGGTAGCGTCACAAAATCTAACTACCTtgtaatttaatgtttttttttccaaaaccaccTGGAAATACCACTAAATGATTAcacaaataagaattttggtgatttactcaattttgaggaaaatactgaggtagttagatactgtgatgctaacCATCGGTacgtatgtttttggcgacgctgaacacgaatatgacgtcagagttgtgattggacccgtccactgTCCACAGCATCTCTCCAAAGGGGGTGACCCcccaaaatggttacattcgtgtgacacatgcagtagtatgttttcgatatcgctgaacacgaatattgccttaattttcgaatcgacttcacccatggcccccagaacctcccccaataggtaaaagtccaaaaaaaattgttgggggccgtggatggggtccaatcacaaatctgacgtcatatttgtgttcagcgtcaccaaaaacatactattccatgtgtcacacgaacaaaacgcttttttgaacttttatcccctttgaggaggtgctgggggccgtggatggggtcctatcaaaaatctgacgtcatattcgtgttcagcgtcgccgaaaacatacaattcgataaatcacatgccccagattttcttttgaaagtttcacccaaaattgggggggggggagttgcttcccctccgtcaacgagtgccatctcgaaacctaaatatttcgaaaaagtatcaaaatgtacatctatggaaattttttcaaaattttaaatggtagctcccgcttacagcgccattttgaaatttgaactttcaaattgaaagttcaactttcaacttttgaaaatttcaaaatacttgaaaagttcaaaattcaatgccctttcgaactgtgaaatcagttttgatcaaagtatcatagttttcgaggaatgggctgctgaagttgagtacctcgagacaatgtgaaaataatggaagccccccacccgtcccctgagggggctgggaccaaactaattgcggctttcttagtttcttacttactgggtgggtagatattgtaaaaaaaatttgagaaaaatcgaaggacatgacccaaaaacatTGGTTGAgatgacatggaatgacccgaaAACAACTCGAAACTGTTCCTAATCGATTCGTAGGGTCCAAAAtagggtacctactacctacacacctaattttagcattttttgtaggtatggtaaagttttgatttttttgatgttttgacacaaatttgattttgattttttataaaatctcatcgaaaatcgaaaaatgataaaatgaataATGAGCGCTATCTGGAGGGAAAAAGTTCAAGGTGGGGTTTTAAACGATGCGAAAGTTGATCTAACTAGGTCTGCTGTCAATTCATCACGTGTACCTGCTTTTATCAGTGACCAGTAATTctatattttatcattttatcacGTGAATGAAATAACGCACCCATCGCTAAGTTATGGggcaatttcattgaaaaaaatttatttttgcctAATTTCAAGTGGAGTTCCAGAAAGAACTAAGTAAGTATGATTTTACTActtatacttatttcatattttatttttccagtgagttgtttttttcaattgaacaaaaaagtaGAACATTTTTAGcattgcaatttcaaattttcacatgctGGTAATATTAAAGTAATATGAGGTACTTTGTTTTTTCGtagatttttgacattattctggACCAAAAATGCAACGAAAAGAACAGAAAGTCTGACATGtgtaaaaaatgctgaaaaaaatagtttttcttggttgttttgttcatttattttcattttttaccaatacTTCATGTTATACctgtaactttttggtaaattttttgctttctcgttgtttttgagaattttttttaaattataaatttttgaaatttatgttaGTCCAGGTAATTTTGTAACtgtaataggtatattttgataattgataaattttctaaaCAGCATCGCTGCTTGGTATGATAAATGAAGAAAGcttatatgaattttttgaaaaatctaacgAAACTGTGTGCAAAGCAATTCATTAAATTTGGAACAGTGTGAGCCAAATTTTGTTCTTGTATTATTTCCATGTTTTCATCGCCTGTACTTCTCATATCATTAACATGGTCCTTACAATTTTAGGTTCAAATGGAGGTGGAACAACAGCAAGGACTAGAAATGGCCGAAATCACGTCAGAAGTGTACGATATTATCCATCCGAGTCCGGTTTCGCTAAAACAACTATCAGCAATCACCGTTAGCCTGGAAATATGGCGACGTCAAGTGGTTGAAGATCGCAAGACAAGTGGAAAATTGGATGCGTTTGACCCTTTTTACACGCTAGAAAGAGAAGATACCTGGCTGGAAAAAAAGCTTCCCGATTTGCCCTCCATGATTTACCGgacaatcgaaaattttttatcaagattCAGGCGATCGATGTTATCGTGGGCGAACCATCATCATAGGAAAGGATTGTGTTGGGATGGTTCAAAagatttcgatgattttgtgtGTGATTATGATGGCTCTGTCGATTACGCGAGGACAGCCGAACGTGTGAtgcgttggaaaaaattcagttcgGAAATGAAGTTTACAGTCGCTTGTATGTATTTCTTCGAAGAGGATGTAAGACGAATTTGGCCGTCTGTATCAGCAAACATGAACGtaaatttgatcgattttgacAAATGCCCGGCAGTATATTACTGGATTTGTCGCCTCACGAATAAGTTAGATAAAATACCAAACTGGGAGGGTGAAACTGTCGATGAAAGAATGTTTGAGATGTCCATGCCTTATAATAGACCTTCggtcgagtatttttggaatcgtataccTGTGGAAAAACAAGTGCAAAGTGCTGTTGCTGAGCTTAGAGGTTATGATTTCGTTAGATTCGTATTACCAAAACTGGATGATGTGCAGCTTGATGAATTCGTCAATGGTGGTAGTAGACGTCGCTTGTATAAAGTGTTTCTAAATCTTCATAGCGATGAATGGACCATCCTGAGAACTTGGTTTCACATCAGGAACGTCATAAAGGAAACTAATTTTACCAATCTTATCATTCGTATGTTTGACGTTGAGGATTTCTCTACTGTTGATGATGATTACTTTTCATCGGGAGAGTGGGAATTTTTGTGTTGTCAGATTTGGAAGCATACGCCGCTTAATTTAAAACGATCGACGATCAGAGTTTTCTCATCGGATAATACCTGGATCGCAGCTATCAATATTCACGACTGCGGCGAATgcgattgtcaaaaaataaacgtcgATTTGCTGTTGACTATTTTGCAAGATGCATCGTTGGAAGAAAGAAACCTATTCTTGCATAATTGCTGGGGTTGTTTCATTAAACCACTTCAAATCAAAGATTTGCAACGGGTAATAGGATTGTGCTTTGAGAACGAAGTTGAGATTACTCAGTTCAAGCGAAACGTCATGGTTAAAAGCGAAGATGTCTTTCAACATTGCCTTTCCTTATTGAAAGATCGGCATTTCGACGAATTGAATGCATTTGTGAGTTTTTGTTGTCCGAAATCGAAATCAGCGAGAAACTTTAAACAACGAATACTGCGGTCGGCTTTTCTTGGCGAAGATTGCAAACTTAGTGGTTGGATTTTCCGAAGTTATACTAGCGAATACGTCAGTCATATCGAAGTACTCAATAAATTTGTTGATGGTGCTTTTGACGACTACGATCTATCCGTCGATTTCAAAGATCTGTTCATGTCGTCAACTTCATTTTTGCGACATTTATCGAGTATTATGTGCGAGAGCCATATTTCTCTCGACAAGCTCAcaaaatttattgatacttTTGTTTCAACCGAAGAAGTTCTAACGCAGGTCAAGATGAGATTGATTGATTCGTTGAAAGAGTATGGGGCTACGAATGCGATTGACCGTCGTTATATACGTCTCTTGGATGAGATCTTACCATGGTGCTTGGGAAGTAATGAAGGAGTTGAAGAATTCAAACTGAACTGCCTTTGGAAGTGAGAGAAGCGGTGATTTTTACCCCGTGGATTCAAATTATGTCAGgttttgtgtgtattttttaatagaattgcgtgatttaaaatgtttttctcttttttgtttttgaaatgaaatgctaTGTACTTAAAATACTTTaatgaagttttgattttttgttttgaattaattttaaccgaaatttttgtattttccaatatttttatagagaataaatttcgaacgaattttcgaaatttttgtagCTATTTTTATGCGATCCGTTTCACAATAAGTACTCATGTTTCATgtattcttgtaatttttttgttatttattttctaCTTATGCAACTTAATTTATAATCACGATTTCTCTGGTTACTCACGTGGCTATTTCATTAATATTGCAAGTTGATTTCTTACCAGTTTCAAGTATGGCATTGCCTCATCTTGAGTCATTTTTATGTTATAGTTATTCTCGATAAGTctaacttatttttcaaatttgaattgtcctcaacttgaaaaattttttcgctcTACTTTTTAATTCTCTTATTAAACCTTGAATTTATTGCagataattttgattgattttttttttgtgaatgccTACTTATAATGTAGTCTGAAAGTCAGATATCTTTAATGTTACGAAGAATTgattattacctacttaattttcgaaatatatttTCACGATATCGTCAACGATTTTCGcatcaattattaaaaattatcccCCTGAacgtttggaattttgaaataaaacatttgaaaatgagttgtgtttttttgctaTCATGTAATATGATGCTGGACTGAGTATTAGATGCTTCTCTTACGAAATCAGTGATTATCAGCGTTTCATCCCCTCTCGAATATACCTATCTATCAAAAATGAGCTATCGATCAACTCAATAGCACCAAGGTTGGTGGCGCAACTACCCCTCAAAgcgacgtgattttaataattttacattttatgacttggaacttggaacctgttctaattgtaAAGTCAagcttggggaatgggattctttcgggagctagaattgacccctggagtggggagggtcaaagtcaaagtttaaaattagaaatgacagaaaggtcattttccTGGAAGGTCATAATACGGTCCTAAATGAATGAATAGGGCCCAAAATCATACTATCGGATACAGTACCCCTCTTGTGATCAACATTTTAGATTTCAGTCtcctaggtcattcccactCTTTTTAAGatagaaaaaatcgaaaatagacCTTAAAAGAGTTacaaaaagtacctaagtatataattacataaatgaatcgattcgttcgcgaacgagtcacttatacggatcaattcattcgcgaatgattgattacaaaaatattcaattcgttcgcgaatgattcaccaaaaattattcaattcgttcgcgaatgattcaccaaaaattattcaattcgttcgtgaatgattcactaaaaaataaaaaatgaagtaaattaatcgatGAATCGATTGGTTtgcgaaagattcaccaaaaatgattcaatttgttcgcgaatgatttaccgaaaattattcaattcgttcgtgaatgattcactaaaaaatattcaattcgttcgcgaatgattctccaaaaattattcaattcgttcgcgattgattcgctaaaaattgagtaaataaataaatcgatgaatcgattcgttcgcgaacgagccttttaaatacaaatcaattcgttcgcgaatgattcaccaaaaattattcaatttgtttgtgaatgattcactaaaaattgagtaaattcgatttgttcgcaaacgagtcacctAATACAaagcaattcgttcgcgaatgattcaccaaaaattattcaatttgttcgtgaatgattcactaaaaaatgaaaattaagtacattaatcgatgaatcgatttgttcgcgaatgatttaccgaaaatgattcaattcgtttgcgaatgattcaccaaaaattattcaattcgttcgcgaatgattcaccgaaaatgattcaattcgtttgcgaattatttaccaaaaattatttaattcgttcgcgaatgattcaccaaaaattattcaatttgtacgtgaatactaaaaattgagtaaatgaatcgatgaatcgattcattcgcgaacgagtcacttatgtacgaatcaattcgttcgtgaatgattcgtcaaaaattattcagttcgttcttgaatgattcaccaaaaatcgagtaaatgaattgattcgttcgcgaatgattcaccaacaattaatcaattcgttcgcgaataattcgctaaaaattaaaattaaaataaatgaatcgatgaatcgattcgttcgcgaatgattcaccaaaaatgattcaattcgtgcgcgaatgattcaccaaaaattattaaattcgttcgcgaatgattcatttaaaaaatattcaatacgttctcgaatgattcaccaagtaTTATTCAACTTGTTTgtgagtgattcaccaaaaattgagcaaatgaattgattcgtttgcgaacgagtcacttgatatgaatcaattcgttcgtgaatgattcactaaaaattgaatatttatttcGCAAATGATTCAGCTAGACATCAATTAATTTGTAAtcaccaatcggttgtgaatgattcgattcgattcgatatACTTCATTTGAAAAcggatcaattcctatacagtagtttcacaaaaactgaatcaatcgtaaattgcACATTCGtgattgatccgtttgcgaatgattcaccaaaaaatcaatcaatttattcaatctcTAATCGTTcctaaatgattcgattcaattGTAAACAGATTAAGACTAAGTAAT
This region of Planococcus citri chromosome 5, ihPlaCitr1.1, whole genome shotgun sequence genomic DNA includes:
- the LOC135848018 gene encoding uncharacterized protein LOC135848018, with amino-acid sequence MEVEQQQGLEMAEITSEVYDIIHPSPVSLKQLSAITVSLEIWRRQVVEDRKTSGKLDAFDPFYTLEREDTWLEKKLPDLPSMIYRTIENFLSRFRRSMLSWANHHHRKGLCWDGSKDFDDFVCDYDGSVDYARTAERVMRWKKFSSEMKFTVACMYFFEEDVRRIWPSVSANMNVNLIDFDKCPAVYYWICRLTNKLDKIPNWEGETVDERMFEMSMPYNRPSVEYFWNRIPVEKQVQSAVAELRGYDFVRFVLPKLDDVQLDEFVNGGSRRRLYKVFLNLHSDEWTILRTWFHIRNVIKETNFTNLIIRMFDVEDFSTVDDDYFSSGEWEFLCCQIWKHTPLNLKRSTIRVFSSDNTWIAAINIHDCGECDCQKINVDLLLTILQDASLEERNLFLHNCWGCFIKPLQIKDLQRVIGLCFENEVEITQFKRNVMVKSEDVFQHCLSLLKDRHFDELNAFVSFCCPKSKSARNFKQRILRSAFLGEDCKLSGWIFRSYTSEYVSHIEVLNKFVDGAFDDYDLSVDFKDLFMSSTSFLRHLSSIMCESHISLDKLTKFIDTFVSTEEVLTQVKMRLIDSLKEYGATNAIDRRYIRLLDEILPWCLGSNEGVEEFKLNCLWK